In Phlebotomus papatasi isolate M1 chromosome 1, Ppap_2.1, whole genome shotgun sequence, the following proteins share a genomic window:
- the LOC129808276 gene encoding cell cycle checkpoint control protein RAD9A — MKCSMCEKNARVLHKILQNLAKIGSDLYLEAMVSGLSLGTVSCLESSFAKIELAQNFFIEYHQQIRPPIPDGSSETKCRISLKSLLSVFRHLKQVEVCTLRLDQDSDRLVIKLKCAEEKVRMMYVPILEQDELDRDSSKDKYPNKLMCVTSVLSNVMTNFQSEMEVTMDISKEKIIVKNYIDDRIVEKTLLRTRVTMQAEEFQEYTVNQETRLTFCHRSFRAFLSLSEAFGTNCSIKIDFDTEGAPIMFSVSEAPIEGKLLMMTLDREMYANQLAMTYDGSMHSDVHPHDSSVVKSQNKRQKPSPLVGDKDKETSPLNPKRHRVENSPPKSLTDSVIAAMDTLIDSQQDDTQATNCSTGNDTFLRSIPVVVQIHSNPPASASIPEERNEGDCIASSSLNIVFQRESDEASNVPKKINQTPAAALIAEDDEFDSVPASPPREEDLKRRNAKKIFRRCFEPTFRYSQIPKSKVLAENSDSD, encoded by the exons ATGAAGTGTTCAATGTGCGAAAAAAATGCAAGGG TTCTCCATAAAATCCTTCAGAATCTTGCAAAGATTGGCAGCGATTTGTACTTGGAAGCAATGGTATCTGGTCTGTCCTTGGGAACTGTGAGCTGTTTAGAAAGTTCTTTTGCAAAGATTGAGCTTGCTCAGAACTTCTTCATTGAATACCACCAGCAAATCCGTCCACCGATACCTGACGGAAGTTCTGAGACTAAGTGTCGAATATCCCTCAAATCTCTTCTCTCAGTGTTCCGGCACTTGAAGCAGGTGGAAGTGTGTACCCTGAGATTGGATCAGGATAGTGATAGGCTTGTCATTAAGCTGAAATGTGCCGAGGAAAAGGTACGAATGATGTACGTGCCAATTCTGGAGCAGGATGAATTAGATCGTGATTCCAGCAAGGACAAATATCCGAATAAATTAATGTGTGTTACGAGTGTTCTATCCAACGTCATGACCAACTTCCAATCAGAGATGGAAGTAACAATGGACATTTCCAAGGAGAAGATCATCGTAAAGAACTACATAGATGACCGGATTGTGGAGAAAACCCTTCTGAGGACGAGAGTTACCATGCA GGCTGAAGAATTCCAGGAATACACAGTCAACCAGGAAACCCGTCTGACCTTCTGTCACAGGAGTTTCCGGGCGTTTCTCTCTCTTAGCGAAGCTTTTGGGACAAATTGCagcataaaaattgattttgatacTGAGGGAGCCCCTATAATGTTCTCAGTATCTGAGGCTCCAATAGAAGGGAAACTTCTGATGATGACTTTAGATAGGGAAATGTATGCAAATCAACTGGCCATGACCTACGACGGTTCAATGCATTCTGATGTACATCCTCACGACAGTTCCGTGGTTAAGTCTCAGAATAAACGCCAGAAACCCTCTCCACTGGTCGGTGATAAAGACAAAGAAACTTCTCCTCTGAATCCCAAGAGGCATAGGGTGGAGAACTCTCCTCCGAAATCTCTCACTGACAGTGTAATTGCTGCCATGGACACACTTATTGATTCCCAACAGGATGATACCCAGGCCACCAATTGCTCCACAGGAAACGATACCTTCCTCAGAAGTATTCCTGTTGTCGTTCAGATCCATTCGAATCCCCCTGCAAGTGCATCAATTCCTGAAGAAAGAAATGAAGGTGATTGCATAGCTTCATCTTCGCTGAACATTGTCTTCCAGCGGGAATCAGATGAAGCTAGCAATGTTCCTAAGAAGATAAACCAAACTCCTGCAGCAGCGTTAATTGCTGAAGATGATGAATTCGACAGTGTTCCAGCTTCTCCGCCACGTGAAGAAGATCTAAAACGAAGGAACGCAAAGAAGATATTTAGGAGGTGCTTCGAGCCCACCTTCCGGTACTCTCAGATCCCAAAGAGCAAAGTGCTAGCCGAAAATTCCGACAGTGATTAA
- the LOC129808288 gene encoding putative Dol-P-Glc:Glc(2)Man(9)GlcNAc(2)-PP-Dol alpha-1,2-glucosyltransferase: MVHCLHFPRKMKKSPFWLLGGVGIYSLISFWIFNKVYSTTQQVVDEEFHIRQGIHYCNGNFSVWDPKITTFPGLYFVSTVFLLPLKLCQTYYLRLVSLGASVLNIYWIYEIRKGIVKDKRWKNWPTWGYVLDAISVSFLPPMYFFAFLYYTDILSISATLGMVHFSLRRRHKIAAIAGFAAVVMRQTNIVWVGGVFGVNVLDKLVTKTLKKKAQKDLNYVYGIGDVLKAIGYYLKRLSSLHVSVFPIISQFYGYILVMMAFITFLWINGSIVVGDKSAHEATIHLMQIAYFAAFFAFFASGMLLMHLQDILRSVPKKWYLLLMLSVFFFLTVKYNTVVHPYLLADNRHFTFYLWNRFLGKPLARYLAIPLYVFGTISLSAVLGNQNAGFKIVYFLCTIVSVALQSMIEVRYFLMPFLLIRLLYPKPINFSSIAIELTFNSTINIATFYIFFTKTFYWSDYSEPQRIMW; the protein is encoded by the exons atggtgCATTGTTTACACTTTCcaaggaaaatgaagaaatccCCTTTTTGGCTCTTAGGAGGAGTGGGAATTTACTCCTTGATATCCTTTTGGATCTTTAACAAAGTCTACAGCACTACACAGCAGGTGGTTGATGAGGAATTTCACATTAGACAAGGGATTCACTACTGCAATGGGAATTTTTCAGTG TGGGATCCAAAGATTACAACATTCCCAGGACTTTATTTTGTATCAACTGTATTCTTGCTTCCTCTGAAACTCTGTCAAACGTACTATCTTCGATTGGTGTCTTTGGGAGCTTCAGTACTCAACATTTACTGGATTTATGAAATCCGGAAGGGAATTGTGAAGGATAAGAGATGGAAA aattggCCAACGTGGGGATATGTTCTGGATGCAATAAGCGTCTCATTCCTTCCGCCAATGTATTTCTTTGCTTTCCTTTACTACACGGATATCTTGTCAATTAGTGCTACTTTGGGAATGGTGCACTTCTCCCTGAGAAGACGACACAAGATAGCAGCAATAGCAGGCTTTGCAGCTGTTGTCATGAGACAAACGAATATTGTATGGGTAGGAGGAGTTTTTGGTGTTAATGTTTTGGACAAATTGGTCACAAAAACCTTAAAGAAGAAAGCTCAAAAGGATCTTAACTATGTTTATGGAATTGGGGACGTCCTGAAAGCTATTGGCTATTACCTCAAGAGGCTTTCGTCGCTCCATGTTAGCGTTTTCCCAATAATTAGCCAATTTTATGGATATATCCTTGTGATGATGGCTTTTATCACATTTCTCTGGATCAATGGCTCAATTGTAGTGGGCGATAAAAGTGCACATGAAGCTACAATTCATCTTATGCAG ATTGCATACTTTGCGGCGTTTTTCGCATTCTTCGCTAGCGGGATGCTGCTTATGCATCTTCAGGATATCCTGAGAAGTGTCCCAAAGAAGTGGTACCTTCTGCTAATGCTTAGCGTCTTTTTCTTCCTGACTGTGAAGTACAACACTGTGGTGCATCCTTACCTGCTCGCCGACAATCGTCACTTCACCTTCTACTTGTGGAATAGATTCCTCGGGAAACCTCTGGCCAGGTACCTTGCAATTCCTCTCTATGTTTTTGGCACAATTAGTCTCTCTGCTGTTCTCGGGAATCAGAATGCAGGCTTCAAAATAGTCTATTTCCTCTGTACAATTGTTTCTGTGGCTCTTCAGAGTATGATAGAAGTTCGCTATTTCCTAATGCCCTTCCTCCTTATCCGACTCCTCTATCCCAAACCCATCAATTTTAGTTCAATTGCCATCGAATTGACTTTCAATAGCACTATAAATATTGCaacattttacattttcttcacaaaaacATTCTACTGGAGTGATTATAGTGAACCACAGAGAATTATGTGGTAA